From Solanum lycopersicum chromosome 8, SLM_r2.1, the proteins below share one genomic window:
- the LOC101255520 gene encoding reticulon-like protein B22 has protein sequence MELNASVSTKRTMNPRKTDIGGKPFILIICGSLVYYHCAYRNSSLVSLISDVFIVLLCSLAILGLLFRQMNISVPVDPLEWQISQDAANMFFACLANTVGAAESVLRVASTGHDKRLFLKVVAALYVLSSLGRIASGVTIAYAGLCFLCLYMLAENLQLISSRYPRRRDSTDTVQDD, from the coding sequence ATGGAATTGAATGCTAGTGTGTCCACAAAAAGGACAATGAACCCTAGGAAGACAGATATTGGAGGTAAACCCTTCATACTCATCATTTGTGGCAGCCTCGTTTACTACCACTGTGCCTATCGGAATTCTAGTCTTGTCTCTCTCATCTCAGACGTCTTTATTGTACTCCTTTGTTCCCTTGCCATTCTCGGACTCCTCTTTCGCCAGATGAACATCTCGGTACCTGTGGATCCGCTTGAGTGGCAGATCTCTCAGGACGCTGCCAACATGTTTTTTGCCTGCCTCGCCAATACCGTTGGTGCTGCTGAGTCTGTTCTACGTGTTGCTTCTACTGGCCATGATAAGCGCTTGTTCCTTAAGGTTGTGGCTGCTCTGTATGTTCTATCATCTCTGGGAAGGATAGCTTCGGGTGTTACCATTGCGTATGCTGGTCTCTGCTTTCTTTGCCTTTATATGCTCGCTGAGAACTTGCAATTGATTAGCTCGAGGTATCCTAGGAGAAGAGACAGCACAGACACAGTTCAGGACGACTAA